Proteins from a genomic interval of Streptomyces fodineus:
- a CDS encoding response regulator transcription factor, giving the protein MRVLLIEDDDRVAGPLMEGLRRFGFTVEHARKGADGLAAPEAAIVLLDLGLPDMDGIDVCRALRSRSSVPIIMITARDDEVDRVLGLELGADDYVSKPFGVRELVARIRAVTRRARPPVPDNRQAERDPSQDPARPGASHVQRIGPLTIDRRTRQVHLHQSPIALAPKEFDLLTCLAADPGAVCSRRQILDTAWEANYFGPTKTLDVHIAALRRKLGDSSWIENIRGIGFRLVAPAHVDAVPPAESAQVDGASAAESARGGGLR; this is encoded by the coding sequence ATGCGTGTCTTGCTGATCGAGGACGACGACCGGGTGGCTGGACCGTTGATGGAGGGGCTGCGCCGATTCGGGTTCACCGTGGAACACGCCAGAAAGGGTGCCGACGGCCTCGCCGCTCCGGAGGCGGCCATAGTGCTGCTGGACCTGGGGCTGCCCGACATGGACGGCATCGACGTCTGCCGTGCCCTCCGGTCCCGGTCGTCGGTGCCGATCATCATGATCACCGCCAGAGACGACGAGGTCGACCGGGTGCTCGGTCTCGAGCTGGGTGCGGACGACTACGTCTCCAAGCCGTTCGGCGTGCGCGAGCTTGTCGCCCGGATCCGTGCCGTCACCCGCCGCGCCCGGCCCCCGGTGCCGGACAACCGGCAGGCGGAACGGGACCCCTCGCAAGACCCGGCACGACCCGGGGCGTCTCACGTCCAGCGGATCGGCCCGCTGACCATCGACCGTCGCACCCGGCAGGTGCACCTGCACCAGTCGCCCATCGCCCTTGCCCCCAAGGAGTTCGACCTGCTCACCTGCCTCGCGGCAGATCCCGGAGCCGTCTGCTCCCGCCGGCAGATCCTCGACACGGCCTGGGAGGCGAACTACTTCGGTCCCACCAAGACCCTGGACGTCCATATCGCCGCGCTGCGCCGCAAACTCGGTGACTCCTCCTGGATCGAGAACATCCGCGGAATCGGCTTCCGCCTGGTAGCCCCGGCACACGTCGATGCCGTGCCCCCCGCAGAGTCGGCACAGGTCGACGGCGCGTCCGCCGCAGAGTCGGCGCGAGGCGGAGGGCTCCGGTGA
- a CDS encoding IucA/IucC family protein — MPIDELRLTRPDLVEPFTTALPGARATVLGRLWGAFVREPLPGVTGHRLEYDTVVVDLRRGGSLSAPHPCARPFAEVPEDFTVSGPEGPISAPAQLLAQLGLRTPAAKRLAAELDNSVVNLALARAANAGEKVPPKDSADAEQAVVDGHPQHPCCRTRTGMSVTEVLAYAPEHHPVVRLALLPVPADRWEGAGSWPRTLREGDTILLPLHPWQRDHVLARHPDLAVVEETVPARPLLSMRTLAPLGVLPGCHIKTALDVQVTNYRRTISPAEVADGPPLSDLVAAVVDKAGYGRSLRILRELGGGAVCVDGQPCASLAAMIRESTECHLDTGEIAVPLTAVHATAGAVVSGDPVRWLADFAGLVLPPALTLLSMGVALEAHGQNTLVVLRGGRPVRVLYRDLDGVRVSPRRLARCGFTLPPLLGTRAGDDTGALHTKLFGGLISGVFSELVDVLSRTRAADPRALWGVVGEVGRRVYAGLPDQEDAAAFFGDTMPLKATVAMRLAENPGRAQWASVPNPLAPCR; from the coding sequence ATGCCCATTGACGAACTACGCCTCACGCGCCCGGACCTGGTGGAGCCCTTCACCACCGCGCTCCCGGGAGCACGTGCCACCGTGCTGGGCCGGCTGTGGGGCGCCTTCGTACGAGAACCCCTGCCCGGCGTGACCGGGCACCGCCTCGAGTACGACACCGTCGTGGTCGATCTGCGACGAGGCGGCTCGCTCTCCGCGCCGCACCCCTGCGCACGGCCCTTCGCCGAGGTACCCGAGGACTTCACCGTCTCCGGACCCGAGGGGCCGATCAGCGCGCCGGCACAACTGCTGGCGCAGCTGGGCCTGCGTACCCCCGCGGCCAAGCGGCTGGCGGCCGAGCTGGACAACAGCGTGGTCAACCTGGCCCTGGCCCGGGCGGCGAACGCCGGCGAGAAGGTCCCGCCGAAGGACTCGGCCGATGCCGAGCAGGCGGTGGTCGACGGTCACCCGCAGCATCCCTGCTGCCGGACCCGTACCGGCATGTCGGTCACCGAGGTGCTCGCCTACGCCCCCGAGCACCACCCCGTGGTCCGGCTGGCGTTGCTCCCCGTCCCGGCCGATCGCTGGGAGGGCGCCGGTTCATGGCCGCGGACGCTGCGTGAGGGGGACACGATCCTGCTCCCGCTGCATCCCTGGCAGCGGGACCATGTGCTCGCGCGCCACCCCGACCTGGCCGTCGTGGAGGAGACGGTCCCGGCCCGGCCGTTGCTGTCGATGCGCACCCTCGCACCGCTGGGCGTCCTGCCGGGCTGCCACATCAAGACGGCCCTCGACGTCCAGGTCACCAACTACCGGCGCACGATCTCCCCGGCCGAGGTCGCCGACGGGCCCCCGCTGTCCGACCTGGTCGCGGCCGTCGTCGACAAGGCCGGGTACGGCCGCAGCCTGCGCATCCTGCGGGAGCTGGGCGGCGGCGCGGTGTGCGTGGACGGACAGCCCTGCGCGAGCCTGGCGGCGATGATCCGGGAGTCGACCGAGTGTCACCTCGACACCGGGGAGATCGCGGTTCCGCTCACCGCCGTCCATGCGACCGCAGGCGCCGTGGTGTCGGGGGATCCGGTGCGCTGGCTGGCGGACTTCGCCGGGCTCGTGCTGCCGCCCGCACTGACGCTGCTGTCCATGGGGGTGGCGCTGGAGGCCCACGGTCAGAACACCCTGGTGGTCCTGCGGGGCGGGCGGCCGGTGCGGGTGCTGTACCGGGATCTGGACGGCGTGCGGGTCAGCCCGCGCCGCCTGGCCCGGTGCGGTTTCACTCTGCCACCGCTGCTCGGCACCCGCGCGGGCGACGACACGGGCGCGCTGCACACCAAGCTGTTCGGCGGCCTGATCAGCGGAGTCTTCAGCGAACTGGTCGACGTCCTCAGCCGCACCCGGGCGGCCGATCCCCGGGCGCTGTGGGGCGTGGTGGGCGAGGTCGGCCGCCGGGTGTACGCGGGCCTGCCGGACCAGGAGGACGCGGCGGCGTTCTTCGGCGACACGATGCCGCTGAAGGCGACCGTCGCCATGCGCCTGGCCGAGAACCCGGGCAGGGCGCAATGGGCGTCCGTTCCCAACCCCCTGGCGCCGTGCCGTTGA
- a CDS encoding IucA/IucC family protein, protein MTTGTAPHITTAGASAPGTAADAVTAHTLLNCLIREVSAPEHQVTVDDGHLLLRLPRRDILLRSALRRISLIGAHRFQGPVQRLDGDAWVTVGWRELAGYIQDELELRTGVANEEFVAQVADSRETIRTALEERAGATPHTDPYVASEQSLVFGHRFHPTPKARTGDPADWLAYGPETGARFPLRYLAVRRHLVREEGELHEMDALCGAADPAFAVLPVHPWQYRMLQGHDRLREAIAAGDVVDTGLSGPELVPTASVRTLYHPDTDTFLKFSLNVRLTNCVRTHASYELSGAVALNRLLQPLFAGLAGRFPGCSLLAEPGYRTLDTAGDTALLEGFAVIVRSGLRHQLRPGVTPLLAAAVADEYPAGAAHVSHLLARGDGDVLAWWDAYLRLLLPPVLAAYFEHGVVLEPHLQNVVVGVHPDGTPAQMLFRDLEGTKLLPGHHRRTLADLPEDVREPLTYDPERGWNRVAYCLLVNHTAEVLGALADLDPTLEPALWGLVRDHLDAYARTAAEPPRLRALLSGVPLPAKANLLLRWARKADRHAAYVPLPSPLGADFPHEVIR, encoded by the coding sequence ATGACCACCGGCACTGCCCCCCACATCACCACGGCCGGCGCGAGCGCGCCGGGTACGGCGGCCGACGCCGTCACCGCACACACACTGCTCAACTGCCTGATCCGCGAGGTCTCCGCCCCCGAGCATCAGGTGACCGTCGACGACGGCCACCTCCTGCTACGACTGCCCCGCCGGGACATCCTGTTGCGTTCCGCGCTGCGCAGGATCTCGCTGATCGGAGCGCACCGCTTCCAGGGTCCGGTGCAGCGGCTCGACGGCGACGCCTGGGTGACCGTCGGCTGGCGGGAGCTGGCCGGTTACATCCAGGACGAACTGGAACTGCGCACGGGTGTCGCCAACGAGGAGTTCGTGGCCCAAGTCGCCGACAGCCGAGAGACGATCCGCACCGCGCTGGAAGAGCGGGCCGGTGCCACACCGCACACGGACCCGTACGTGGCGTCGGAGCAGTCCCTGGTCTTCGGCCATCGCTTCCACCCCACCCCCAAGGCCCGTACCGGCGACCCGGCGGACTGGCTGGCGTACGGTCCGGAGACCGGTGCGCGCTTTCCCCTGCGCTACCTGGCAGTGCGCCGCCACCTCGTGCGTGAGGAGGGCGAACTGCACGAGATGGACGCGCTGTGCGGGGCGGCCGACCCGGCATTCGCGGTACTGCCGGTGCACCCTTGGCAGTACCGGATGCTCCAGGGCCACGACCGGCTGCGCGAGGCGATCGCGGCCGGTGATGTCGTCGACACGGGACTGAGCGGACCCGAGCTGGTGCCGACCGCTTCGGTGCGCACGCTGTACCACCCGGACACCGACACCTTCCTGAAGTTCAGCCTGAACGTCCGCCTCACCAACTGCGTCCGCACACACGCCAGTTACGAGCTGTCCGGTGCCGTCGCCCTCAACCGGCTGCTCCAGCCCCTCTTCGCCGGGCTGGCCGGCCGCTTCCCGGGATGCTCGCTCCTGGCCGAGCCCGGCTACCGCACCCTCGACACCGCCGGCGACACCGCCCTCCTGGAAGGCTTCGCCGTCATCGTGCGCTCCGGCCTGCGCCACCAGCTGCGACCTGGGGTGACCCCCCTGCTCGCCGCCGCCGTGGCGGACGAGTACCCGGCCGGTGCCGCCCATGTCTCCCATCTGCTCGCCCGCGGCGACGGGGATGTCCTGGCGTGGTGGGACGCGTACCTGCGGCTGCTGCTGCCACCGGTGCTGGCCGCCTACTTCGAGCACGGCGTCGTCCTGGAACCCCATCTGCAGAACGTCGTCGTCGGTGTGCATCCCGACGGTACCCCGGCGCAGATGCTCTTCCGCGACCTGGAGGGCACCAAGCTGCTGCCCGGCCACCACCGGCGCACCCTCGCCGACCTGCCCGAGGACGTCCGGGAGCCGCTGACCTACGACCCCGAACGCGGCTGGAACCGGGTCGCGTACTGCCTCCTGGTCAACCACACCGCCGAAGTGCTCGGCGCCCTGGCCGACCTCGACCCGACACTGGAACCCGCCCTCTGGGGCCTGGTCCGCGACCACCTCGACGCCTACGCCCGCACCGCCGCCGAACCACCGCGCCTGCGCGCCCTGCTGTCCGGCGTACCACTGCCCGCCAAGGCCAACCTGCTCCTGCGCTGGGCCCGCAAGGCCGACCGGCACGCCGCCTATGTC